The Winogradskyella schleiferi genome has a window encoding:
- a CDS encoding YtxH domain-containing protein, producing MSNNGNTVLGILAGAATGAILGILFAPDKGSVTRQRLADEAATRRDYMADKASELRDSLGHTISTQKENLDHQVEAIVSNASYKAEDVITTLESRLKDLKAKNKNLQKKA from the coding sequence ATGAGTAATAACGGAAATACAGTATTAGGAATATTAGCAGGAGCAGCTACAGGTGCCATATTAGGGATATTATTTGCACCAGATAAAGGCAGTGTTACAAGACAAAGACTTGCAGACGAAGCAGCGACAAGAAGAGATTACATGGCTGACAAAGCTTCTGAATTAAGAGATTCTTTAGGACATACTATCTCTACACAAAAAGAAAATTTGGATCATCAGGTTGAAGCTATTGTGTCTAATGCAAGTTATAAAGCTGAAGACGTAATTACTACTTTAGAATCTAGACTGAAAGACTTAAAAGCTAAGAACAAGAACTTACAGAAAAAAGCCTAA
- a CDS encoding NAD-dependent succinate-semialdehyde dehydrogenase, with translation MKTSIKTYNPFNGNHLETYKLDSKPKLNDKLELAETTFKTWKQVEIKKRLELLQNLADEVFKKKSELSQLMTNEMGKPIQESKAEIDKCIYLIDFYIKNSDQFLGDAIIETDAHESFISYDPLGCILAIMPWNYPFWQVFRFAIPTLTAGNVALLKHASNVTGCAIAIEKLFIDAGFPKGCFQTLITDHDAVEELMENEIVRAVSLTGSEKAGRKIAELAGKNLKPSLLELGGNNACIILKDADLDKHMDTIVKARMQNSGQSCIAAKRFVVVESIYDEFLKKFTSKIKALKYGNPIEESTTMSCLAREDLADILEKQVQKSIDLGAKVVIGNERDCTYYQPTILTNVTAEMPVFKEETFGPVAAIIKVKSEDEAYKTASNSKFGLGTMIFTSDYDSASKRISEIEDGAFFINEMVKSDPRLPFGGTKISGFGRELSKEGMLAFVNKKTVYINQ, from the coding sequence ATGAAAACAAGTATTAAAACATATAATCCTTTTAACGGAAACCATCTAGAAACGTATAAGCTGGATTCTAAACCCAAATTAAATGACAAACTAGAATTAGCTGAAACGACTTTTAAAACTTGGAAACAGGTAGAAATTAAAAAGCGCTTAGAATTACTGCAGAATTTGGCTGATGAAGTTTTTAAGAAGAAATCTGAATTAAGTCAACTCATGACTAATGAAATGGGAAAACCAATTCAGGAAAGTAAAGCTGAAATTGATAAATGTATTTATTTAATTGATTTTTATATAAAAAATTCGGATCAATTTTTAGGAGATGCAATCATTGAAACGGATGCCCATGAAAGCTTTATCAGTTACGATCCATTAGGTTGTATTTTGGCTATCATGCCTTGGAATTATCCATTTTGGCAAGTATTCCGATTTGCTATTCCGACTTTAACCGCTGGAAACGTGGCGCTTTTAAAACATGCCTCTAATGTTACGGGATGCGCTATTGCAATTGAAAAACTTTTCATAGATGCAGGATTCCCTAAAGGTTGCTTTCAAACACTCATTACAGACCATGATGCCGTAGAAGAGCTCATGGAAAATGAAATCGTTAGAGCGGTTTCATTGACAGGAAGTGAAAAAGCGGGACGAAAAATAGCTGAACTAGCAGGAAAAAATTTAAAACCTTCACTTCTAGAGTTAGGCGGTAATAATGCCTGTATTATATTAAAAGATGCCGATTTAGACAAACACATGGATACCATAGTGAAAGCCCGAATGCAAAATTCTGGACAAAGCTGTATCGCAGCCAAGCGGTTTGTTGTGGTTGAAAGTATTTATGACGAATTCCTAAAAAAGTTCACATCTAAGATTAAAGCATTAAAATACGGTAATCCGATAGAAGAAAGCACCACAATGTCCTGTTTAGCTCGTGAAGATTTAGCAGACATTTTAGAAAAACAAGTCCAAAAGTCTATCGATCTAGGCGCCAAAGTAGTAATTGGTAATGAACGGGATTGCACCTATTACCAACCAACAATTTTAACTAATGTGACTGCCGAAATGCCTGTATTTAAAGAGGAAACTTTTGGACCAGTTGCAGCGATCATAAAAGTCAAATCAGAAGATGAAGCCTATAAAACGGCATCAAACTCTAAATTTGGTTTAGGCACCATGATATTTACATCAGATTATGACTCTGCATCCAAACGTATTTCAGAAATTGAAGACGGTGCATTTTTCATAAATGAAATGGTAAAATCCGATCCGAGGTTACCTTTTGGTGGCACAAAAATTTCAGGTTTTGGCCGCGAATTATCCAAAGAAGGCATGTTAGCCTTTGTAAATAAGAAAACAGTATACATTAACCAATAA
- a CDS encoding PQQ-dependent sugar dehydrogenase, translating to MKLRSILISIILTSTLACAQDKNPINTQNTHEVIVPDLNIPWGFTFLPDNALLITEKSGELIHFKDGKKTTVSGLPEIYVRGQGGLMDVILHPDYKTNNWIYFSYASSEGEVSGGNTAIARAKLSDYNLTDLEVLYKATPNTTKGQHFGSRLVFDENGYLFFTIGERGNRDENPQDITRDGGKVYRLNDDGSIPEDNPFLNEKNAKTAIYSYGHRNPQGMTLDPETKKIWTHEHGPKGGDEINIIKAGKNYGWPVISYGVNYSGTSFTDITKKEGMEQPLHYWVPSIAPSGMAFIHSEKYGDWNGNLLVGSLKFQYLDMCTLKDNKVIKEERLLDGQGRVRCVEQGPDGFIYVGIENLGIVKLIRK from the coding sequence ATGAAATTAAGAAGCATTTTAATCAGTATAATTCTTACTAGTACACTAGCTTGTGCCCAAGATAAGAACCCAATAAATACACAAAACACTCACGAAGTTATTGTTCCAGATCTAAATATTCCTTGGGGTTTCACTTTTCTTCCCGATAATGCTTTGCTCATTACCGAAAAATCAGGTGAGCTAATTCATTTTAAAGATGGAAAGAAAACTACCGTTTCAGGATTACCCGAAATCTATGTTCGTGGCCAAGGCGGTTTGATGGATGTCATTTTACATCCAGATTATAAAACCAACAACTGGATCTATTTTTCTTATGCATCTTCCGAAGGGGAAGTTTCTGGCGGAAATACAGCCATAGCGAGAGCAAAACTTAGTGACTACAACTTAACGGATTTGGAAGTCCTCTACAAAGCTACACCAAACACCACCAAAGGTCAACATTTTGGGTCGCGTTTGGTTTTTGATGAAAATGGTTATTTGTTTTTTACGATTGGTGAACGTGGTAATCGAGATGAGAACCCACAAGATATCACTAGAGATGGCGGTAAAGTTTATCGATTGAATGACGACGGCTCAATCCCTGAAGACAATCCATTTTTAAATGAAAAAAATGCTAAAACAGCCATTTACTCATATGGACACAGAAATCCACAAGGTATGACCCTTGATCCCGAAACTAAAAAAATATGGACTCACGAACATGGTCCAAAAGGTGGTGATGAAATCAACATTATCAAAGCAGGAAAGAATTACGGCTGGCCAGTAATTAGCTATGGCGTTAATTATAGCGGCACGTCATTTACGGATATTACTAAAAAGGAAGGCATGGAACAACCACTTCATTATTGGGTTCCTTCAATTGCACCAAGCGGAATGGCATTTATCCATAGCGAAAAATATGGCGACTGGAATGGAAATTTACTTGTGGGATCCTTAAAATTTCAATACTTAGATATGTGTACTTTGAAAGACAACAAAGTGATCAAGGAAGAACGTTTACTCGACGGACAAGGACGTGTCCGATGTGTAGAGCAAGGACCTGATGGCTTCATTTACGTTGGTATTGAGAATTTAGGTATTGTAAAATTGATTAGAAAATGA
- a CDS encoding c-type cytochrome, translated as MSKIIIVGIMALTFLSCPSNSKKSNLSAQIDNSSKQDQSTLEASIIRGKNVYEDMCITCHMPNGKGVPKAFPPLADSDYLRAKQTESIKAVKYGMSGEILVNGVTYNSTMAPLGLSDEEVADVMNYINNSWGNTIENFVTIEKVSEL; from the coding sequence ATGAGCAAAATAATTATTGTCGGCATAATGGCATTAACGTTCCTATCATGTCCTTCAAATAGTAAGAAATCCAATCTCAGTGCTCAAATTGACAATTCTTCAAAACAAGACCAATCAACCCTCGAAGCAAGTATAATAAGGGGTAAAAACGTTTACGAAGACATGTGTATAACCTGCCATATGCCAAACGGCAAAGGTGTACCGAAAGCATTTCCACCATTAGCAGACTCCGATTATTTAAGGGCTAAACAAACCGAGAGCATTAAGGCCGTAAAATATGGTATGTCTGGAGAAATCTTAGTCAATGGCGTTACTTACAATAGTACAATGGCACCTTTAGGACTTTCAGATGAAGAAGTCGCCGATGTTATGAATTACATTAACAATAGCTGGGGAAATACTATTGAGAACTTTGTTACAATTGAGAAAGTTTCCGAGTTATAA